A part of Candidatus Babeliaceae bacterium genomic DNA contains:
- a CDS encoding DnaJ domain-containing protein — protein MIQYIFSFLILLLISIQLNCMNQQMPPMGPMPQNGQVALPGGMTMSEAEFKEMLDFLETLDEKELQELERIGREALVEMGINPDTLEQVGPAGQPTLPMPTPEAKVTPPIKEPAKPVIASENIEEVKKIIQRLIELLGSLRQKISQDPYETPVQRAFNQDLASLIYYLKLINKSHHYDRLFDAEYALIMQYIKELYEVIASQEPLFTVSPIIDYEYDDPYEILRVTYDAVDADIKHAFEKISEQKSPENIKKRLLEEGLAGKDLQRQVKQAQLNFSIIKDAYEKLSDPKTRAQIDRERQALYARQKKLSHVAQEALNNMMTALSQAFSGQRLNALLEDFLKKYEPQELELKKKMDKAEKDRFAEQQARAKIQPTRTPGTYDAKVRYGQPSTSSGAGYNPFASAAQSPSSTPDAAHPVAADEKKKADADKKGGTTAGKKDKKDDKKEDKDKKDDKEKKDKKAPAHKEGYEKQKTKSAQKSLDDLIKDELKCAEKFVKAVDNDVQLMIGKLPDYMYSIEFKTNVTGKSQGVGDYAHDESLNGKLNDFIKASGLADFAATTKVLAKKIGSEKDQDKLKKYREELNPVINIQDAVNSLEDALKKSTALERDKDGKKEVRNQVKAVVHLGGSFDNPGPLKILMDEVGWLNKGLKKMIAKLPKVEAPQPEAQEEGEQPAIETTEESVASAESLPIEV, from the coding sequence ATGATACAATATATTTTTAGTTTTCTCATATTATTGTTGATAAGTATACAATTGAACTGCATGAATCAACAAATGCCTCCTATGGGCCCTATGCCACAAAATGGGCAGGTTGCATTGCCGGGCGGCATGACTATGAGCGAAGCGGAATTTAAAGAGATGCTTGATTTTCTTGAGACGCTTGATGAAAAAGAATTGCAAGAGCTTGAACGCATTGGCCGCGAAGCACTTGTAGAAATGGGAATAAATCCTGATACGCTTGAGCAGGTTGGTCCTGCTGGTCAGCCAACTCTTCCAATGCCAACACCCGAAGCTAAAGTTACGCCCCCTATTAAAGAACCCGCAAAGCCTGTTATTGCGTCAGAAAATATCGAAGAAGTTAAAAAAATAATACAGCGCTTAATTGAGTTGTTGGGTTCGCTCAGACAAAAGATTTCTCAAGATCCGTATGAAACTCCAGTTCAAAGAGCATTTAATCAGGATCTTGCTTCCCTTATTTATTATCTTAAGCTTATTAATAAAAGTCACCATTATGATCGCCTTTTTGATGCTGAGTATGCATTAATTATGCAATATATTAAAGAATTGTATGAAGTTATCGCATCTCAAGAGCCATTGTTTACGGTGAGTCCTATTATTGATTATGAGTATGATGATCCGTATGAAATATTACGCGTTACGTATGATGCCGTTGATGCTGATATTAAACATGCATTTGAAAAAATATCTGAACAAAAGAGTCCAGAAAATATTAAGAAAAGATTGCTAGAAGAGGGGCTTGCCGGCAAAGATTTACAAAGGCAGGTTAAGCAAGCTCAGCTTAATTTTTCTATTATTAAAGATGCATATGAAAAATTAAGTGATCCAAAGACAAGAGCGCAAATTGATCGTGAACGGCAAGCGCTGTATGCGCGACAAAAAAAGCTTTCTCATGTTGCACAAGAAGCGCTTAATAATATGATGACAGCATTGTCGCAGGCATTTTCTGGGCAACGCTTGAACGCATTGCTCGAAGATTTTTTGAAAAAATATGAGCCTCAAGAATTAGAACTCAAAAAAAAGATGGATAAGGCTGAAAAAGATCGCTTTGCTGAGCAACAAGCGCGTGCAAAAATTCAGCCGACAAGAACGCCTGGTACGTATGATGCCAAAGTTCGCTACGGTCAACCATCAACGTCTTCTGGAGCAGGGTATAATCCATTTGCGAGTGCCGCTCAGTCTCCATCATCGACGCCTGATGCTGCGCATCCAGTAGCGGCTGATGAAAAGAAAAAAGCTGATGCTGATAAGAAAGGCGGAACTACTGCTGGTAAAAAAGATAAAAAAGACGATAAAAAAGAAGATAAAGACAAGAAAGACGATAAAGAAAAGAAAGATAAAAAAGCTCCTGCTCATAAAGAAGGCTATGAAAAACAAAAAACAAAAAGTGCTCAAAAGTCTCTTGATGATCTTATAAAAGACGAGCTAAAGTGCGCCGAAAAATTTGTTAAGGCAGTTGATAATGATGTTCAATTGATGATAGGAAAACTACCTGACTACATGTATTCAATTGAATTTAAAACAAATGTAACGGGTAAGTCGCAAGGCGTAGGTGACTATGCACATGATGAATCTCTTAATGGAAAGCTCAATGATTTTATAAAAGCATCAGGTCTTGCTGATTTTGCTGCGACGACAAAGGTTCTTGCAAAAAAAATTGGTTCAGAAAAAGATCAAGATAAGCTAAAAAAATATCGTGAAGAGCTTAACCCGGTAATTAATATTCAGGATGCTGTTAATTCTTTGGAAGATGCTCTTAAAAAGAGTACAGCTCTTGAGCGTGATAAAGATGGCAAAAAAGAGGTACGTAATCAAGTTAAGGCTGTAGTGCATCTTGGCGGTTCTTTTGATAACCCAGGTCCGCTCAAGATACTCATGGATGAAGTTGGTTGGCTGAATAAAGGCTTGAAGAAAATGATTGCAAAGCTGCCTAAAGTTGAGGCGCCTCAGCCAGAGGCGCAAGAAGAGGGCGAGCAGCCTGCGATAGAGACTACAGAAGAGTCAGTCGCATCAGCTGAAAGTTTGCCGATTGAAGTGTAA
- the pssA gene encoding CDP-diacylglycerol--serine O-phosphatidyltransferase, with translation MTMHLKSLYCATKNTTKKYKQSLFVIPYCFTFLNAFFGFLSLVKSFEGDYNSAAYYILLAAFMDAFDGRLARAIGSSSYLGMELDSLCDAVSFCLAPSILVYTLFNDSFGTLGLAVIGLYLCAGLLRLARFNTTSDSQQLNFIGLPTTMAAFLIASCVLYRPWIMAHPAKIFFHPIGLHISMLVIAFLMISPLQFPALKRYRIKFPYGYIQLASLIIVFSWLISCGYPLFVFILVGYIAWGIISSCVLEIKKRFFA, from the coding sequence ATGACAATGCATCTTAAAAGCCTCTATTGCGCAACCAAAAACACTACCAAAAAGTACAAACAATCACTTTTTGTTATTCCCTATTGTTTTACGTTTTTAAACGCTTTTTTCGGCTTTCTGTCTCTCGTAAAGTCATTCGAGGGCGACTATAACAGCGCAGCATATTATATTTTACTTGCCGCCTTTATGGATGCTTTTGATGGACGTCTAGCACGAGCTATCGGATCTTCAAGCTATTTGGGCATGGAGCTTGATTCTCTCTGTGACGCAGTTTCTTTTTGTTTGGCCCCGAGCATTCTTGTATATACACTTTTTAATGACTCATTCGGCACACTCGGCTTGGCGGTTATCGGCTTATATTTATGCGCAGGGCTCTTAAGATTAGCCCGCTTTAATACAACATCAGACAGTCAACAACTCAATTTTATTGGCTTACCTACAACTATGGCTGCTTTTTTGATAGCAAGCTGCGTTTTATACCGTCCTTGGATTATGGCTCACCCGGCAAAAATATTTTTCCATCCAATTGGCTTACACATCAGTATGCTCGTTATTGCATTTTTAATGATATCGCCACTGCAATTCCCCGCATTAAAGCGCTACCGCATTAAATTCCCGTATGGATATATCCAGCTCGCAAGTTTGATCATAGTCTTTTCTTGGTTGATCAGCTGCGGTTACCCACTCTTTGTTTTTATTCTGGTCGGCTACATTGCCTGGGGCATTATCTCCAGCTGCGTTCTAGAAATTAAAAAAAGATTCTTTGCCTAA
- a CDS encoding NAD(P)/FAD-dependent oxidoreductase yields MQKTYIIIGASAAGISAVATLHQLDPEAHIMCISKEPKVYNKCLLFSYMQEQITQEKLNLDFMLPQEASITWMYNTEVISVDSERQQITCVTQGNTQTLDYNALFLGIGTLARTIPEYADTPGIFTIHTLEDCQKIIQYCLETTINHAVIVGAGITGLESISFLKKYAHKISIIEKNSHILPHFADAKASAFLEKKLEKDGITCYTNSMVTNIQHQETGYHVTLSSPNNTIRTIDSVNLIIMAMGTTPATDFLKNTGIEFENGYIVTNNYLQTSAPSIFAGGDCIMANNIITGKKTPTRHWRDAVQQGKHAAYSMAGQNNCYPGMTPYTNTTIDGIPVIHAAYSTQEPIQLTYDHDENFYESIAHSQHNDLRGFLLIGKLIKAAHLKKQYTNTVTSR; encoded by the coding sequence ATGCAAAAAACCTATATTATTATCGGCGCATCGGCGGCGGGAATCAGCGCGGTAGCAACGCTACACCAACTTGATCCAGAAGCACATATTATGTGTATATCAAAAGAGCCGAAAGTATATAACAAATGCCTGCTTTTTTCTTATATGCAAGAACAGATAACTCAAGAAAAGCTTAATCTTGATTTTATGCTGCCGCAAGAAGCATCGATCACCTGGATGTATAATACTGAGGTTATTTCAGTAGATAGTGAACGACAACAAATTACCTGCGTAACGCAAGGGAACACGCAAACACTGGATTATAACGCACTTTTTTTGGGAATAGGCACGCTCGCACGAACTATACCAGAATATGCAGATACACCGGGCATATTTACAATTCATACGTTAGAAGACTGCCAAAAAATTATACAATATTGTTTAGAGACAACCATTAATCACGCTGTCATTGTGGGCGCTGGCATCACGGGGCTTGAATCTATCAGTTTTTTAAAAAAATATGCACACAAAATATCGATAATAGAAAAGAATAGCCACATACTGCCTCATTTTGCTGATGCGAAAGCCTCTGCATTTCTTGAAAAAAAATTAGAAAAAGATGGCATAACCTGTTACACAAACAGCATGGTCACGAATATACAGCACCAGGAAACTGGCTACCATGTAACACTGAGTTCACCCAATAACACAATACGCACAATCGACTCCGTAAATCTTATTATAATGGCCATGGGCACAACACCCGCAACCGACTTTCTTAAAAATACCGGTATAGAGTTTGAAAATGGCTATATTGTCACCAATAATTACCTACAAACGTCGGCTCCCTCAATTTTTGCCGGCGGAGACTGTATTATGGCAAACAATATAATAACCGGAAAAAAAACTCCAACACGCCATTGGCGAGACGCAGTGCAACAAGGAAAGCATGCCGCCTATAGCATGGCAGGACAAAATAATTGTTATCCGGGAATGACCCCCTATACCAACACAACTATCGATGGGATACCCGTTATTCATGCCGCATACAGCACTCAAGAGCCTATACAATTAACATATGATCACGATGAAAACTTTTATGAAAGCATAGCACATTCGCAGCATAACGATTTGCGCGGTTTTTTGCTTATTGGTAAACTAATAAAAGCAGCTCACTTAAAAAAACAATATACTAATACTGTCACATCACGTTGA
- a CDS encoding NUDIX hydrolase: MKRSNVIVLLKKYNPSCDEEIAFKARMLSFIDQNINCFERSLEIGHITASSWLLNKDGSHALLLHHAKLNNWFQLGGHCDGDTDVLAVALKEAQEESGILHIVPVDTDIFDIDIHLIPENSREKAHYHYDIRFLLQVVSDEVVIQNRESKELRWIEKRADTLPTQNPSVVRMFNKWIQKI, encoded by the coding sequence TTGAAGAGATCGAATGTAATAGTATTATTAAAAAAGTATAATCCGTCATGTGACGAAGAAATTGCGTTTAAAGCACGCATGCTTTCTTTTATAGATCAGAATATTAATTGCTTTGAAAGATCATTAGAAATTGGACATATTACGGCTTCTTCTTGGCTTTTAAATAAAGATGGTTCTCATGCGCTTCTGTTGCACCATGCAAAGCTTAATAATTGGTTTCAGCTTGGTGGGCATTGTGATGGAGATACGGATGTTTTGGCGGTTGCTCTTAAAGAAGCTCAAGAAGAATCAGGAATCCTGCACATTGTTCCTGTAGATACTGATATCTTTGATATCGATATTCATCTTATCCCTGAAAATAGTCGTGAAAAAGCGCATTATCATTATGATATACGGTTTTTACTACAAGTGGTCAGCGATGAAGTAGTCATACAAAATAGAGAGTCAAAAGAATTACGATGGATAGAAAAAAGAGCGGACACATTGCCAACTCAAAACCCATCGGTTGTTCGAATGTTTAATAAATGGATTCAAAAAATTTAA
- a CDS encoding Gfo/Idh/MocA family oxidoreductase, whose product MKEKIFINLVLGSLVFLAIFFLSAEYYKHKKPKAILIGAAGKQGQEYFNLLKNDIEFMAFVVSPNTFQDIEKQSFLEAAMRGNIKIFVGIEELKQAISNNQINFEVAFIAIPHHLHEEFTTLLLRDNKIIIKEKPLALNSQEVVTYEKISKIKQPPIFTIVQRHFQASLIEAKKDLHLIGRPLSFSYEYCFNLPMMTPGWRANRLKSGGGVLIDMGYHIIDVVNDFFGMPIISEINATFGFCYNEMFKAKLEDKAIISFNYPSGLKGEIKLSRHDFRKEEFIITGALGVMRINAINYVIYDLNGNVIKSYESTQTKSQNKLDMLNIYLKNRHNEKYIDQELKRHKNNVYIIDQIYKVAQLNHTILPIV is encoded by the coding sequence ATGAAAGAGAAAATATTTATAAATTTAGTTTTGGGTTCTTTGGTTTTTCTAGCCATTTTCTTTTTGAGCGCGGAATATTATAAACATAAAAAACCAAAAGCTATTTTGATCGGGGCTGCAGGAAAGCAAGGTCAAGAATATTTTAATTTATTGAAAAATGATATTGAGTTTATGGCTTTTGTCGTATCTCCTAATACTTTTCAAGATATTGAGAAGCAAAGTTTTTTAGAAGCTGCAATGCGAGGCAATATCAAGATTTTTGTAGGAATAGAAGAATTAAAGCAAGCAATAAGTAATAACCAGATTAATTTTGAAGTTGCTTTTATTGCCATTCCACATCATCTTCATGAAGAATTCACTACATTATTATTGCGAGATAATAAAATAATTATAAAAGAAAAACCACTGGCGCTTAATAGTCAAGAAGTTGTGACTTATGAAAAAATATCAAAAATAAAGCAACCTCCTATATTTACTATAGTACAACGACACTTTCAAGCGTCATTGATTGAAGCTAAAAAAGATTTGCATCTTATAGGTAGGCCTCTTTCATTTTCTTATGAATATTGTTTTAATCTTCCCATGATGACGCCTGGATGGCGTGCTAATAGATTAAAAAGTGGTGGTGGTGTGTTGATTGATATGGGCTATCATATTATCGATGTTGTTAATGATTTTTTTGGAATGCCGATTATAAGTGAAATAAATGCTACGTTTGGTTTTTGTTATAATGAGATGTTTAAGGCAAAACTTGAAGACAAGGCCATTATTAGTTTTAATTATCCATCAGGGCTAAAGGGTGAAATTAAATTGTCACGTCATGATTTTAGAAAAGAAGAATTTATTATTACGGGCGCCTTAGGAGTAATGAGGATTAATGCAATTAATTATGTAATTTATGATTTGAATGGCAATGTAATTAAGTCATATGAATCGACACAGACAAAAAGTCAAAACAAATTAGATATGCTTAATATTTACCTCAAAAATCGCCATAATGAAAAATACATTGATCAAGAATTAAAGCGACACAAAAATAATGTTTATATTATTGATCAAATTTATAAAGTAGCACAATTAAATCATACTATATTACCGATAGTATAG
- a CDS encoding cation-translocating P-type ATPase — translation MHNWLTLYYARLYRLDYLMYVVSIIAMYIVSQNLSVPAYFVYVPLVLAWFPLVWVAIQDLRKKQIGTEFFLVFATIFALIGHEEHAIMIVLIIMLIARYAELFIENQTKRALESIIRLIPTHVMVRSGNEEVVMPLRDVQIGMHIIIATGARVPVDGVVIEGCASINEASLTGESVLQEKQVGNSVFAGTFVEAGSIVIEAQKIKEETLFGRMVVLLVQAEKDKAAITILTDRIVQIFTPLYLIFIVLIWLITRDFDTVLTLLIFGSPLELALVTPLTVLAGTVAAFRHGILVKSGRALESLAQIDTIIFDKTGTLTLGEPSIVHVQSYISDISNNEIIRLAAMAEKRSDHVVAKALVAKAKEEHIVVPLSDKYTSVVGHGVEVEYQGTHYFFGNKHFIEAPEHGNSLIPLTAPVCLDEKLHSNFYLAAQGRASHGRVLGKICMADAIRPEAKDIIQELLVSGIKNIMLLSGDRQEITDTIAQQLDIHQRYGGMFPDQKLTMLKKMQQEGHVVAMVGDGINDVAALKQAHVGIALGAMGMEPAIDAADVVLMTNDLQKIFFVRRLAQKVFRVIQQNLIIGFLFFHILGLVLTLMHIVTPTQAAFAHAISDIFIVINASRLIYFK, via the coding sequence ATGCATAATTGGTTAACGCTTTATTACGCGCGGTTGTATCGGCTTGATTATCTTATGTACGTTGTGAGTATTATTGCGATGTATATAGTGTCGCAAAATCTTTCTGTTCCAGCATATTTTGTATATGTACCATTGGTGCTTGCATGGTTTCCATTGGTATGGGTAGCGATTCAGGACTTACGTAAAAAACAAATTGGCACGGAATTTTTTCTTGTCTTCGCAACAATATTTGCGTTAATTGGTCACGAAGAACACGCGATTATGATTGTTCTTATTATTATGCTCATCGCGCGTTATGCAGAATTGTTTATCGAAAATCAAACAAAGCGTGCGCTTGAAAGTATTATTCGATTAATTCCAACGCATGTTATGGTGCGTAGTGGTAATGAAGAAGTGGTTATGCCCTTGCGTGATGTACAAATTGGCATGCATATTATTATAGCCACGGGAGCGCGGGTTCCGGTTGATGGTGTCGTAATCGAAGGTTGTGCATCTATCAATGAAGCTTCGTTAACCGGTGAAAGTGTGTTGCAAGAAAAGCAGGTTGGTAATTCTGTGTTTGCAGGGACGTTTGTTGAGGCAGGAAGCATTGTTATAGAAGCGCAAAAAATTAAAGAAGAAACGCTGTTTGGTAGAATGGTCGTGTTGCTGGTGCAAGCAGAAAAAGATAAAGCCGCTATAACCATATTGACTGATCGCATTGTGCAAATTTTTACGCCACTGTATTTGATTTTTATTGTTCTTATTTGGCTGATTACGCGTGACTTTGATACCGTGCTGACATTGTTAATTTTTGGGTCTCCGCTAGAGCTCGCTTTGGTAACGCCGTTAACGGTGCTTGCGGGGACTGTTGCTGCATTTAGGCATGGTATTTTGGTTAAAAGCGGGCGTGCTTTAGAAAGTCTTGCTCAAATTGATACGATAATTTTTGACAAAACGGGAACGCTCACGTTGGGGGAGCCTTCTATTGTTCATGTTCAATCATATATTTCAGATATCAGTAATAATGAGATTATACGATTGGCGGCAATGGCAGAAAAACGGTCTGATCATGTTGTTGCAAAAGCACTTGTAGCGAAAGCAAAAGAAGAACATATTGTTGTACCCTTGTCAGATAAATATACGTCTGTCGTTGGGCATGGGGTTGAAGTAGAATATCAAGGAACTCATTATTTTTTCGGCAATAAACATTTTATAGAAGCGCCGGAACATGGCAATAGCCTCATTCCATTGACGGCACCGGTATGTCTTGATGAAAAATTGCATAGTAATTTTTATCTTGCAGCGCAGGGACGGGCGTCCCACGGACGCGTATTGGGGAAAATATGTATGGCAGATGCAATACGCCCCGAGGCTAAAGATATAATTCAAGAATTATTGGTTTCTGGTATAAAAAATATCATGTTGTTGAGCGGTGATCGACAAGAAATAACTGATACCATTGCGCAGCAGCTCGATATTCACCAACGGTATGGCGGCATGTTCCCTGATCAAAAATTAACTATGCTTAAAAAAATGCAACAAGAAGGCCATGTTGTTGCCATGGTTGGCGATGGGATTAATGACGTTGCGGCACTTAAGCAGGCGCATGTGGGCATTGCCTTGGGCGCCATGGGCATGGAGCCCGCGATTGATGCCGCCGACGTGGTGCTGATGACTAATGATTTGCAGAAAATATTTTTTGTCAGAAGGTTGGCGCAAAAAGTTTTTAGAGTTATCCAGCAAAACCTTATTATTGGGTTTCTTTTTTTTCATATACTTGGCCTTGTGTTAACTCTGATGCATATTGTTACACCTACCCAAGCCGCCTTCGCCCATGCTATTTCTGATATTTTTATTGTCATTAATGCTAGTCGTCTTATTTATTTCAAATAG
- a CDS encoding DnaJ domain-containing protein, with protein MKSLVRLLLVAICGLFTLDIVSSRATSRFFKRGGRALQEVPSQSALCPRQQISGLSVAQQMTLSPLLQQRVSGLQLKKISPIMPLTPSFISQAQALTMMQQCRANYQNIFASPFLQKRSYSTEGESEPQKAQIPKETYQEIYQDVVQSQLEKITAPTFLKTGTVRLEDVMQSIPDGEKVLRELLSNMFGKEITSSRTEAYRQLKALYAIARYVSGGPVDVRSPFEKPLTLKNVMNINKWSIDPALFEIDLSKIENEIYHMKLLPVIKQGWIWKYTEKASLADADSSGFILILGKDSSVLNSVILNSLAEKRTEQVKKLIAFKRKQTTDPQQLRYLDICEAIVDEIRILAEQDRLQAINERKKSTIDPKIYDMIRDYIEKNYYTGLINPVFDAGMTEKIITAQQKEEIKKYVQVLDQIAQEWAHEVEFLLREGSRDTASKASLERQRKIDSTKRPQFSKEEVYGALDLSSDATPRQILGIKEGASKAEIKKAQLTLLKQWHPDVNKKPIATEVFKLISEAGKKLL; from the coding sequence ATGAAAAGCTTGGTGCGTTTATTGCTCGTAGCAATATGTGGTCTTTTTACCTTAGATATCGTATCTTCGAGAGCTACATCGAGGTTTTTTAAACGTGGAGGGCGTGCATTGCAAGAAGTGCCATCGCAGTCTGCTTTGTGCCCACGACAACAGATTTCAGGATTGTCCGTTGCGCAACAAATGACCCTTTCGCCGTTATTGCAGCAACGAGTATCTGGATTACAGCTAAAAAAAATAAGCCCCATTATGCCGTTAACGCCATCATTTATATCGCAGGCACAAGCATTGACTATGATGCAACAATGTCGTGCAAATTATCAGAATATTTTTGCTTCCCCTTTTTTACAAAAGCGCAGCTATTCTACTGAAGGTGAATCAGAACCACAAAAAGCACAGATTCCCAAAGAAACATATCAAGAAATATATCAGGATGTTGTGCAATCTCAGCTTGAAAAAATTACAGCGCCGACATTTTTAAAAACGGGCACCGTACGACTTGAGGACGTCATGCAATCTATTCCTGATGGTGAGAAAGTTCTGCGAGAATTATTGAGCAATATGTTTGGTAAAGAGATAACTTCTAGCCGCACAGAAGCTTATCGACAGCTCAAAGCATTATACGCCATTGCTCGTTACGTTTCTGGCGGGCCCGTTGATGTTAGATCCCCTTTTGAAAAGCCCTTAACGTTAAAAAATGTTATGAATATCAACAAATGGAGTATTGACCCCGCTTTATTTGAAATAGATTTGAGCAAAATAGAAAATGAAATCTATCACATGAAATTATTGCCCGTTATTAAACAGGGTTGGATATGGAAGTATACAGAAAAAGCATCTCTTGCGGATGCAGATTCATCAGGTTTTATTTTAATCCTAGGGAAAGATTCTTCGGTACTCAACTCTGTCATATTAAATAGTCTTGCAGAGAAACGAACGGAACAAGTTAAAAAACTTATTGCATTCAAAAGAAAACAAACAACAGATCCACAACAATTGCGCTATTTAGATATATGTGAAGCTATAGTTGATGAAATACGTATATTGGCTGAACAGGATCGGTTGCAGGCGATTAATGAACGGAAAAAAAGTACTATTGATCCAAAAATATATGATATGATCCGTGATTATATAGAGAAAAATTATTATACGGGTCTAATAAATCCCGTTTTTGATGCGGGGATGACAGAAAAAATTATCACAGCACAACAAAAAGAAGAAATAAAAAAGTATGTGCAAGTGCTTGATCAAATTGCGCAAGAATGGGCGCATGAAGTAGAATTCTTGTTACGAGAAGGATCTCGAGACACTGCATCAAAAGCTAGTCTGGAACGGCAACGCAAAATAGACAGCACCAAGAGACCTCAATTTAGTAAGGAAGAAGTGTACGGTGCTTTGGATCTTAGTTCGGATGCTACACCTCGACAGATATTGGGAATAAAAGAAGGGGCAAGCAAAGCTGAAATTAAGAAAGCACAATTAACGCTATTGAAACAATGGCACCCTGATGTTAATAAAAAACCTATTGCGACTGAAGTTTTCAAGTTAATTTCAGAAGCTGGCAAGAAGCTATTATAA
- a CDS encoding MepB family protein encodes MIHPDLLAVQKLAYIPSGLMCTDIVQEAESQEYGACEFTMNNKRIKFRVSKITPTKIGQFVTLWKRSSAGPIAPYDMADAIDFFVVSVRTAEHFGQFVFPKYVLHEHGFVSQYGKGGKRAMRVYPPWDVTDSAQAQKTQSWQVRYFFEIDQNGSIDTAKIQKLFL; translated from the coding sequence ATGATTCACCCAGATCTTCTTGCCGTGCAAAAGCTTGCGTATATACCGAGCGGTTTAATGTGCACAGATATTGTTCAAGAAGCAGAAAGTCAAGAATATGGGGCATGCGAATTTACCATGAACAACAAGCGCATAAAGTTTAGGGTGAGTAAAATTACGCCAACAAAAATTGGCCAGTTTGTTACGCTCTGGAAGCGTAGTAGCGCTGGGCCTATAGCCCCCTATGATATGGCAGACGCAATCGATTTTTTTGTGGTGAGCGTACGTACTGCTGAACATTTTGGCCAATTTGTTTTCCCTAAGTACGTTTTGCATGAGCATGGTTTTGTTTCTCAGTATGGCAAGGGCGGCAAGCGCGCCATGCGCGTGTATCCACCATGGGATGTAACTGATAGCGCACAGGCTCAGAAAACCCAATCATGGCAAGTTAGGTATTTTTTTGAAATTGATCAAAATGGATCTATTGATACTGCCAAAATTCAGAAACTATTTTTGTAA